A window of Fibrobacter sp. UWR2 genomic DNA:
CGGGATGAAGCTGGAACCCAGCGTGTACATCTTGGCGAGCGGGCAGACCTTGCCGGTATCGCAGAAGTCGTAGGCGTACTTACCGCGAGTGAAGCTCGGGCAGCTTGCTGGTTCCACAGCGAGAATATCGTAGTCAGCTTCGCCACGGAGCTTTTCGCCGACGAACGGGCTCACGAGACCACCGAGGTTAGAACCACCGCCGGCGCAACCGATGATGAGGTCGGCTTTCACGCCGAGCTTGTCGAGGGCGGCCTTGGTTTCGAGACCGATGACGGACTGGTGGAGGAGCACCTGGTTCAGCACGGAACCGAGAACGTAGCGGTAACCCGGTTGCTTCACGGCGGCTTCCACGGCTTCAGAAATGGCGCAGCCAAGGCTACCCGTGGTGCCCGGGAATTCAGCGTTGATCTTCTTGCCGATGTCGGTGGTCATGGAAGGCGACGGAGTCACGGAGGCACCGTAGGTGCGCATCACTTCGCGGCGGAACGGCTTCTGCTCATAGGAGACCTTCACCATGTAGACCTGGCAGTCCAGTCCGAAGAAGGCGGTGGACATCGAAAGGGCCGTGCCCCACTGGCCGGCACCCGTTTCGGTGGTCACGCCCTTGAGACCCTGCTTCTTGGCGTAGTAGGCCTGAGCGATGGCGGAGTTCAGCTTGTGGGAGCCCGAGGTGTTGTTGCCTTCGAACTTGTAGTAGATGTGTGCCGGAGTGCCGAGCGCCTGTTCCAGGAAGTAGGCGCGGACGAGCGGGGAGGGGCGGTACATCTTGTAGAAAGTCAGGATGTCTTCGGGAATTTCGAAGTAGGCGGTATCGTTGTCGAGTTCCTGCTTGATGAGTTCGTCGCAGAACACGGGCTGCAGGTCTTCGAAGGTCACCGGCTTGCCGGTACCCGGGTTCAGGAGCGGCGCGGGCTTCTTCTTCATGTCGGCACGCACGTTGTACCATGCCTTCGGGAGTTCGTTTTCGTCGAGGTAAGTCTTGACCGGACCATCAAGCTTGAGCGAGTTTCTCATATGTGTTCCTTTTTTGGGATTTTAACGCACCAAATATACCTTAAAAAGGACTGATGATACGATATGTTTGCAAAAAAGTATCGCCTATTTGGGGTTTTGCGGCTTCTCGCGACTGGGGCTGTTGACATTTGAAAAAAATAAATTATCTTGAATAAATACAGCTTTATCCATTTTCGCATTCACAGGTACGATTTATGGCAATTGATCACAGACTCTTTTCGGGACAGTGCTCCTCCATCGGCGAGGACAAAATCGAACACTCCCTCTCGGCTACGGCTAAGGTAATGCCGCTCCATCCGGGCAACAGGCGCCCGAGCGTGCACCGCGCACCCAAGAAGGCCGCAAATAAAACGTAAAGCCCGCTTGCGCAGGCTTTTGAAATAGGGGCGTCGGAACCTGATTAGGGTCCGCGGTTAAGGCTTGTGCTTAGAACAAACTCGGTGGCGGGTTGTTGTCGTCCAGTCCGGCCAAATTGCGGTCGGCATCGGACATCGCATTCGGCGGAAGGTTGTCGAGCGGGTCTTCCGGTTCTACAATCAGGTTGTAGTAAACGTTGTTCTTGAGTTCGTCTTCGATGTAGAAGAGCGTACCACCCATGGCGGACCCACAACCGGCACATGCGCCCTG
This region includes:
- a CDS encoding TrpB-like pyridoxal phosphate-dependent enzyme — encoded protein: MRNSLKLDGPVKTYLDENELPKAWYNVRADMKKKPAPLLNPGTGKPVTFEDLQPVFCDELIKQELDNDTAYFEIPEDILTFYKMYRPSPLVRAYFLEQALGTPAHIYYKFEGNNTSGSHKLNSAIAQAYYAKKQGLKGVTTETGAGQWGTALSMSTAFFGLDCQVYMVKVSYEQKPFRREVMRTYGASVTPSPSMTTDIGKKINAEFPGTTGSLGCAISEAVEAAVKQPGYRYVLGSVLNQVLLHQSVIGLETKAALDKLGVKADLIIGCAGGGSNLGGLVSPFVGEKLRGEADYDILAVEPASCPSFTRGKYAYDFCDTGKVCPLAKMYTLGSSFIPSANHAGGLRYHGMSTILSELYDQKVIRATSVEQTKVFEAAKLFAQTEGILPAPESSHAIRATIDEALKCKESGQAKNIVFGLTGTGYFDMVAYQKFNDGEMSDYIPTDEDIAKSLAQLPQVQG